GGTGCAAGGCTATGCATAGTGAGTATGAAGCACTGGTTCAAAATCAAGGCTGCAAGTGGGTTTTTAAACTCAAGACTAATCCCAATGGCTCTGTGGCTCGATATAAAGCTCGCCTCGTGGCCAAAGGGTACTCTCAAACTCCTGGTTTAGACTACACTGAAACTTTTAGTCCCGTTGTCAAGCCAACCACTATACGGCTTGTACTCACCATTGCCATTTCTAAAGGCTGGAATATTCGTCAAGTTGATGTTAATAATGCCTTTCTACGTGGATATCTTGATGAGATTGTTTACATGTGACAACCGCCTGGCTTTGAGGTTGCATCACACAATTCTCAACTTGTCTGCAGATTGCACAAAGCCATCTATGGGTTAAAACAGGCCCCTCGTGCGTGGTTTGACAAACTCAAATGTGTTCTTTTGTCAATGGGGTTCTCTGCGTCAAAGGCCGACACATCTCTCTTTGTCAAATATGATTCAAACTCTATTCTCTATGTTCTtatatatgtggatgacatatTAATTACAGGAAATAATGACTCTCATGTTCAAGACTTGATCTTACAGCTACATACTCGATTCTCTCTCAAAGATCTTGGTGACTTGTCTGTCTTCTTGGGAGTCGAAGTGCTTAAGGGTCCAGACCAATCTTTAGTTCTTACTCAAACCAAGTATGCCCGTGATCTTCTTCTCAAAACACATATGGATAAGGCTAAGTCTCTGTCTACACCTATGATTACCAACAGCAAGTTATCTGCACATGATGGTGATATATTTGAAGATGCTACTTTGTATCGAAGCACAGTCGGAGCTCTTCAATACCTCACAATTACAAGGCCCGACATTTCCTTTAGTGTAAATAAAGTGTGTCAGTTTATGCAAAGACCTCTTTATACACATTGGAAGGCTGTCAAGCGCATTCTTCGTTATCTCACAGGCACTCTTGATTTTGGTCTTCATCTCACTCCGTCTTCTAATCTCAATCTTGTTGGCTACTGCAATGCTGACTGGGGCAGCGATATTGATGATCGAAGATCCACTTCTGGGTTTTGTTGGTTTGTTGGGAACACTCCTGTCTCTTGGAGCTCCAAAAAGCAAGCTGTAGTTTCACGCTCCAGCACCGAAGCTGAATATCGAAGTCTTGCTAATGCCACATCGGAACTTCTTTGGATTCAATCTTTATTAACTGAACTTCATATTCGACCAGTCACACCTcctataatatggtgtgataatCTCAGCACCATTGTCTTAAGTgcaaatccagtacttcatgcTCGCACAAAACATCTTGAGCTTGATCTCCATTTTGTCCGAGAGAAAGTAATATCCAAGTCTATCTCTGTTCGGCATGTCCCAACTTCTGATCAAATAGCAGACATCCTCACTAAACCGTTGACTGCTGCATCTTTTCTCAGATTACGTTCCTAGCTCAGAGTTCTTCCTAAACCACTGCTGAGCTTGAGGGAGGAAGTCAAGAGACCAAAGATTCAAGGCCCATAGTCATGTGTACAAAGCCTGGCCCATCAAGAAAACACTGATGAATGCCCACTCACGAATCTAACAACTTGAATGATAGTCTGGCATGTTAGTTGCAACAAACAAATCCATGTGTCATTCTTCCATTTGCTGTATTTACTATAAATGTAAGGAACAACAGTGTAAACCGACATACAATGAATAATATGTTTTTAATGCTCAAGTCCTAGCTTTTCTATCTTTAGCAGTTTAGGATTTTTACGTTGTACATGATAAATAAGTGAAGTATCGCATGTTaatattaatgttttttttttttttggttttacaAAAGTGAAGATGTCTCATTTGATTGCAAAAAGAACACTGGAGTTGCTAAATTTATTATTTGCTCAATATCATCAACGAACtctaaattttgatttttgaataATATCGCCCTTGTCCATTGTTAAGGAAAGAGAAAGAAGATCCAAGACACTAAAAACTGGAGACcatctaaataaaataaatgaaataggaaatgaaaaaaacatttaaatcctttatgtttatatattttaatataaacttCATTCAAAATTATGATTGAAATTGccgaacttttttttttaaaaaaaatgcttAATTTGATATACAAGTAAATTAGGTTTCATTTTGGTTGAtggatttcaaatattttttgtgttgtttagagaaataaaatcataaagttCAAATTGACCTCTTAAATGTTTATATGGTATTTCATGTTAATTGTGATACATTTCAAATTCACGCAATATTTGTCTTGTCTTATTTGTGATCATATaaaatcaaattattaatttataaccATTCTTCATCCTATTAATTTGAGAAATCTAAGAGCTTACCAAAATTGACCACTTAATTTCAaacaattaaatattaaattaatattaaatataatttaatgataataaatattttgtccATCATAATTTATAGGTAAGGAGATGCGGTTTCCAGGGAAACGTAACTTCCTATCTTAACATGCACCCTATCCTAGGTAAATGTACGGTGCATATGGGAAATTTTTTCCCGAATgtgaaagattaaaaaaagtTTACAAATACTTTTCACAGGTAAACAATAACCATAATCCATGTTTTAGtagttggcaaaaacttgtgtgaaacgatctcatgAACAGGGCCGTTCTTAGACTTTGAAGGGCCtggtgcaaaaaaaaaaaaaaaaaagtcctTTGTATTTATATAAAACTAATActaaaatcaataatataaagATAATTTCATTATTTGATTACATAAACTAATAtctataataaaaaaacattatATTCCACATTGTTAATAATCAGTATCGTTACTCTATTTTGGTGGTTCTTTTTAGATGTAAGGATCAACATGAAAATTTGAAGTGTCCGATTGATAAACACACTACCcactattaaattttaaaatatttgattttaaaaaatttgaagatAAAATCCAAAGTCCAAATATTCAACCCAATATATTCATAACCCCAATTTAATTGGGCCCTATTCAATCCATTCCAGCTGGGGGCCCTGTGCGGTGGCCCCATGTTGACCACCCCAGGGCCGTCCCTGCTCATGAgttatattttgtgagacagatctcttatttgagttatccatgaaaaaatattactttttatgctaagagtattactttttattgtgaatatcggtaggattgactcgtcttacagataaagatacgtgagaccgtttcacaagagacctactctgtGTTTTACACGTGTCCTTTTCTCTTCTCATACACTTCACCCTTCTTCTACTTTGGGCTGGAGGCTGATTCCGTGTTTGAAAGATCCATCCCCCAACGGGCCACGGGATACCTATAAATACCCCTGCAATTCATTGCATAGCTTCATCAAATCGAAAAAAGATTATTCTCTGATATTCATCGATACAACTTTTCAAAACTTTGAGCGTTACAAAATCATGGAATCCATCACGTTTTGTTACGTATTCGCGAACTTGATTTTCTCGTACTTGCTCCTGAATCAAATCCTCAGATTCTGGTCTTTTGGCAAATTAAAATCGCAGCTTCCGCCGGGGACCATGGGCTGGCCTTATATTGGTGAAACCTTCCAAATGTACTCCCAAAACCCCAACACTTTCTTTGCGTCAAAAATCAAGAAGTTCGTTCAAATTTCCCCACCTCTCGTTTTTCCAGGATTTCAAGATTATTGTTTGACCTTATTCTCACATAAAGATTGTTTCTTTGTTTGGACTTTGgcaggtatggctccatattcAAGACTCACATTTTGAGGTGCAATTGTGTGATGATTTCAAGCCCAGAGGCGGCCAGACTTGTGCTAGTTTCAAAATCCCATCTCTTTAAGCCCACATTTCCTGCTAGCAAAGAGAGGATGTTGGGCAAACAAGCCTTGTTCTTTCACCAGGGAGAGTACCATAACAAGCTGAGGAAGCTTGTGCTACGAGCATTCATGCCCGAAGCGATCAAAAACATCGTCCCGGAAATCGAATCGGTTGCGACGAGCACTTTGAAATCATGGGACGGCAGATCGATCACCACTTACCAAGAAATGAAAACGGTGAGTTTCATCTTTTTCTCGAGCCTAAAAACAGGGGAAAACAGAGCCTTGTAATCTGATTATGGTTAGCTTGAAATTTGATTCTTGCAGTACACATTCAACGTGGCAATGCTTTCGATTCTTGGGGAAGATGAAGTTCTTTACAGAGAAGATCTCAAGAGATGCTACCACATTCTTGAAAAGGGATACAATTCAATGCCGATCCATCTCCCCGGAACCCTTTTTCACAAGTCAATGAAGGCTAGGAAGGAATTGGCACAAATCTTGGCCAAAATCATCTCACTCAGGAGGGAAACGAAACGTGATCACACCGATTTGCTCGGTACTTTCATGGCAGATACCGAAGGCCTAACCGATGAACAAATCGCAGACAATGTTATCGGCGTGATTTTCGCGGCTCGCGACACTACAGCTAGTGTGTTAACTtggattttgaaatatcttggtGAAAACCCAAGTGTTCTGCAAGCTGTCACTGTAAGAACCCACATCCCAAACTGAACTTTGATGAAATTCTTTCAAAGACGGAAATCAAAGATTTAAACATCGGGATTTTTGCAGGAAGAGCAAGAGGGCATAATTAAGTCAAAAGAAGAGCGCGGTGAGGAGAAAGCTTTGAAATGGTCCGACACCAAGAAAATGCCAATCACCACAAGGGTGATTCAAGAAACACTGAGAGTGGCATCCATCTTGTCTTTTACTTTTCGGGAGGCTGTCGAAGATGTAGAATTTGATGGTAAGTTAAACTTCAATAACCCAAAATTGTACTCTTTTGTTTGATCAAATCCCATGTTTTGTTTTCTAACAGTTATTTGTTTACTGTAAATTTGCAGGTTATCTGATTCCAAAAGGATGGAAAGTGTTGCCCCTCTTTAGAAATATTCACCACAATCCTGAGAATTTCCCAGAGCCAGAGAAATTTCAACCTTCAAGATTTGAGGTAATTTCCAATGAAATtactacaattttttttaattcctAATAGAATCAAGCATGATCCCTTCCGAGAATGTAAATATTATGACAGGTCGCACCAAAGCCCAATACGTTCATGCCATTTGGCAATGGGATTCACTCCTGCCCAGGGAATGAGTTAGCCAAGCTAGAGATTTTAATCCTCGTGCACCATCTCACCACAAAATACAGGTTTTGTATCGTGGACCCGCAGAATGGAATCCAATATGGGCCCTTTGCCCTTCCTCAAAATGGGTTACCCATTAGGATCTCTATCAAAAGCCCAACCCGGACATGATTCTTTCTAAATAAAGGAGTAAAGTCGAATTTGTACATAAATGAGTTTCCATAGAAAATGATGCCAAAATTATAGCCTTATTTTCCTAATATAAATAGGATATTATACAAAATAGGTAGTTTTAGACAATTCTTTaggggtgtgtttggttgagtggattaaataaggatagattaatagtccaatatttatcgttaaaattttaagttgttttaataatcattttgacccggtttatcTAGTCTTCTTTTCCTCaatattttctctctttttaatATCATGTTCACTTGTAAAAAGTCCGCAAGGtattgaataaatatatttaatgcaaatgattttgtttttattatctTAACAACATATTCCCGAGTGCCAAAAGAACTTTTATTATAACACCATATGAAATTGCATGCCAACATGTGGAAATATTCACCACAAAACAAAATCTTCCTTTTAACTTTCCTAATTCTCGCAATATTTAATGTTCCACCTTTTGTATTTCCAATTTTGCACAATACAATAATAACTAATAAGACGCATCAAACCTGCCATTTTTagtttcgaaaaataaaaatagaaaatggccacttttaattttttatttttaaaaataatttccctCAGTTCGCATAGTTCCATCAACCATATATTCACATGAATCAATATTCTCTTTGTGTAACATTGTTGTACAATGAAAGGCACATACAACTATACTATGATATTATCTATTTTGGACTTAagatttcattaatttgttttTGGATTTTACCGAAATGACCTCATACCTAGATATTCTTTTTATCTTATTGATCAATTATCTTCTTCTAACGGTTCGGACCTCCACTCAATCTCATCGGTCCATCATCTCCATTTGGAGGATCACACACTCCAATCGAGGTCACTCATCTCCATTGTGTCGGGAACACATATTACGTAAAATACTCGGAGTACCACCTTCATTGAGTGCTCATCACGGATTTATTGGAAACCCCATATTCTTCGTTTCGTTGAATTCTCAACAATCATCGTCTCAAAAAAAAGATCATATTTTTCTAATGGTTCGGGCTTCCGCTCAATCCTATCGGTCCATCCGTCTCCACAAGGATCATACACTCCAATTGAGACCACTTATCTCCACTGCGTTGAGAAAATACTTGGAGCAATACTTTCTTCGACTACTCATCACGTATTTATCGGAAACCCCACATCCTTCGTTTAAGTCTCGAAGGATTTCACCAAGTCATCATCTTGGGCTGTCGGATGAGCATACAATTGATTTTCCAACATGTAGATTTTGCTGAAAAATGTCATCGCTTCTGAATATATAGATTCAGAGGTTGAGAAAAATCTCTCGTAGTATCACTTGTTAGTATCAATGAAAATGCTTTAGAGAGCAAACACAATTGGATTGGCACTGTTGAGCTCACTTTTGTTCCTGTAAGGAGATGACAGTTTCAAATGCCCCAGCAAGAGCCTTCACCTTATTTTTCCTCTGCTCCTGATGCTTGCTTGCTGTCTCCTCGATCACGTCGTTGGAAACTACCGATTCCTTCTTCGCTTTGGGAACTAGTGTTTTCGCTGCCACGTTCTCTGTTTGCCGGCCCACATCTTGAGCTTCTGTTTCTTTTGTCTCATCAACTTCACTTTCGGTTCCCACCGCTTCATTCTTATCATACACTACTGTTTTTGCCGGTTCTATGTTCGTCTCTTCAACTCCTGAAGTGGGGTTATCCGCAACATATATGTTCAAGAGTTTTACTGCTGTTAATTTCATTTATATTCCTGAAGTGGGGTTATCCGCAACATGTTCAAGAGTTTTAGTTGCTGTTAATTTCATTTATATTGTGCGTATGATTCGCAATCGCGGTCGTGGAAATCACCTTCTCAGTTATCATGACATTTCACGTAACGGTCACGGCgcagatattttttaaaaataaatataaattgaaaattttaaaaaatatttaaaaataagtaaatcaaaataacaatataatttaaatagatTTATTGATGGAAACAAgatagtaaatatattttttaaattttatttacacCTTATTGAATcacaaataatattttgtatatATCGAAATTTTCAAAACCCAATATCCTCCCAACACGAGTATTCACTAAAAAAACCCATAAAAATtggaattttttatattatctaTTATCATAACTTTGTGATTAATGGGGATTTATTAGAAAATGAAAACATGCAAATTtatatggaaaaaaaaaactatatcaCACATTTTTAACCTCGCTAACATATTTTATACCGGAAAATCCACCAAAGAATTACACATTTTGTAAAATTACCCTTGATATCATAGATATGTCAATGATGCTAAAGGTTCGAATCGGTCGGATCGGTTTCAAATAGGTTCGGAGTAACGGGTCGGGTTGGGTTTTGAGGACCTTCCCAATAAAAATCCACATAACCAATTCAATCATTAATGAAAATAGGGACGATTTTAAGTTTACATCCATCATACTTTATATTGTTAAATTGAAAATATTTACATTCATATAATttgtaatataaaaattatttaaaatcataTAGCAACGTCCTAGTAAAGTTAAATATGATTCAGAAACATCATATTAACCAACTACATAATTGTAAACATAAAAAAACAGTATAAACCACGATAGATGTCGGGCTTCTACTATTGCATAATGAATGGAATTAGATATTAAATTAGGCTTAGCAATTTATGCTCAGTATCACTAATTTCTATATGATTATATTTACAATTTTttgaaggcaaaaacttgtgtgagacggtctcacgagtcacatttgtgagacgtatatcttgtttgggtcacccatgaaaaaatattgttttttatgctaatagtattactttttattgtgaatatgggtagggttgacccgtctcacagattatgatccgtgagatggtctcacatgagactcactcaaacttgtgtgagacagtctcacgggtcgcatttgtgatacggatctcttatttgagtcacccatgaaaaaatattactttttatgctaatagtattactttttattgtgaatatgggtagggttgacccgtctcacagattatgatccgttgAATAACTGGACTTTAAAAAGATAGTACGGAATTAATACGAATTTATTATTCAATCAACTACTGAAGTTCAATTTATAGAACATTAGTTGAAGAtagggaaatttttttttggattttgtatgtttgattttttgttatttttgttttctatattataaaatttttcAACTTTAGTCctaaatttttctatttttggcaattttagttCTTATTCATTGAGATTTATGATGTGATACTACCATACATCAACACTACATTGATACCACCACATCAACATCCTATTGGAAAAACGAAtaaaattgcaaaaaaaaaaaaaaagagcaaAGATAACGGgttaaaactaaaatttgacaACATAGAATAAAAATTACAAGGAAAAAAAATTCCCTAAAGATattacccaaaaaaaaaaggttGTGACACCATGCATGCAGTATGTGTAAATTATAGACCATATAAAAGAGGAAGTTAAATTGGGAATTTATTTAAATCACACTTACGGAAATTCGATTTTGAAGTTGCACATGTAATCGCCATTTTTCTCAAATATCATGTCGATGGTAATGAATGAAGATAActagaaaataataaaatcagaTAAGCTCATCAATTCAAATAGCTTACAGATAGGGAGAGTCCGTGGAAAATTCATGGACTATATCTGGGAGTTGGGAAACCGCccaaattttgaagaaaaagaagatcGACAAGAAGGAAAGAACACACATCTGACACAACTTTTGCAACGCCTTGCAGAAGTCATAGTGATAGCTCAAGAATTTCACATTTTCATTCCAGAATTTGGCATTAGAAATAATTGTCGTCCATATTTCAGCACAATTTTACTATATTTTTGTGTGTTGTAATTTCATGCTGATTTGTAAATACACAATAATGTTGGGATTTTATTTCATCGAGTTCCATTGTTCTCTCTTTAGCATTGGTGGTGTATTTGTTTAGAATATTATAACAAGCGgtcaaatttaatatattatatagttgTTTGATTCCATAgaagttatatttttattgtttcaaCTCAAGTTGGTGCTTTGAATACCCGACACACCCACATCATCAGAAAATTTATGcaaacaaatttataaaatataaatattacaaatctttgataaaaaaaaagattttggACAGTAAAATTGTGGAATTTTATCTCAAAGTGGCATGATTTTATGATCTACGACAATAAATCAACCACTAGAGGGAAATAAAATGTGATTTGTGAGAGTTGTTatattctttatttttaaaattaggctgaaataataaaaaattaaaactaataaacttttttttaaagaaaaatacaagtGTGGGTAGACACACCGTAGCCCAAGGATGACTCCGCCCCTAGGTATATCCAAAGTTTTCTCCTCCTTATATGGAGACAAGGGTGAATATAATATCCTAGAAGAAAATACATgacatttgaaatttaaatcttcAACAGAAACAAATCCAATTTCGACAAAAGCGAAATTCAAACAAACGAACATCATCTTTGTTGCATGCATGCAGTGCACTACCGGCGCACCACTTGGTCCTAATTTTCCACTGGACTCGAGACAAAAAacttaaacacacacacaacacagaGGTATCTTATTTCTCCATAAAAGCACAAATTTTCGTAAAAACTCACCAAACAGCAATATGACCAAATCAATGTTATTTTTTTCATCATATCCATAAAATTAACGTTGATCGGTTTTATGTATGGGCTCCGCTGGGGGGACTGTCATGACCCATACCAGGGCTATTTCCCGGAGACGTCGGCCTAAAAGCATCCGTCTGTATCCTCTTAAACCGGTTGAACCGAAAACCTGACAAGTCAGGAGGATTTGGTCTGTGAATCGCTGTGGATGCGAAAGTTGGAGTTTTTAGCTGAGAGGTGGCGCTGATTGTCTCCGACAAGTGCGGCAGTTGAAGCATCAGTATGAGGATATGAAGAGTCATCAAATAATTGTTCCATTTGAGTGTGGCCATGAAATTTATGGAGTAGGGTTTTGTGTTATTTTGCACCCGAGAGAGCTAGACCGGAGAGTTATATATGCTGCTGCCTTTCCTAAGAGGGGTG
The Primulina eburnea isolate SZY01 chromosome 5, ASM2296580v1, whole genome shotgun sequence genome window above contains:
- the LOC140831545 gene encoding abscisic acid 8'-hydroxylase CYP707A2-like isoform X2, with protein sequence MESITFCYVFANLIFSYLLLNQILRFWSFGKLKSQLPPGTMGWPYIGETFQMYGSIFKTHILRCNCVMISSPEAARLVLVSKSHLFKPTFPASKERMLGKQALFFHQGEYHNKLRKLVLRAFMPEAIKNIVPEIESVATSTLKSWDGRSITTYQEMKTYTFNVAMLSILGEDEVLYREDLKRCYHILEKGYNSMPIHLPGTLFHKSMKARKELAQILAKIISLRRETKRDHTDLLGTFMADTEGLTDEQIADNVIGVIFAARDTTASVLTWILKYLGENPSVLQAVTEEQEGIIKSKEERGEEKALKWSDTKKMPITTRVIQETLRVASILSFTFREAVEDVEFDGYLIPKGWKVLPLFRNIHHNPENFPEPEKFQPSRFEVAPKPNTFMPFGNGIHSCPGNELAKLEILILVHHLTTKYRFCIVDPQNGIQYGPFALPQNGLPIRISIKSPTRT
- the LOC140831545 gene encoding abscisic acid 8'-hydroxylase CYP707A2-like isoform X1, with the translated sequence MESITFCYVFANLIFSYLLLNQILRFWSFGKLKSQLPPGTMGWPYIGETFQMYSQNPNTFFASKIKKYGSIFKTHILRCNCVMISSPEAARLVLVSKSHLFKPTFPASKERMLGKQALFFHQGEYHNKLRKLVLRAFMPEAIKNIVPEIESVATSTLKSWDGRSITTYQEMKTYTFNVAMLSILGEDEVLYREDLKRCYHILEKGYNSMPIHLPGTLFHKSMKARKELAQILAKIISLRRETKRDHTDLLGTFMADTEGLTDEQIADNVIGVIFAARDTTASVLTWILKYLGENPSVLQAVTEEQEGIIKSKEERGEEKALKWSDTKKMPITTRVIQETLRVASILSFTFREAVEDVEFDGYLIPKGWKVLPLFRNIHHNPENFPEPEKFQPSRFEVAPKPNTFMPFGNGIHSCPGNELAKLEILILVHHLTTKYRFCIVDPQNGIQYGPFALPQNGLPIRISIKSPTRT